One Calditrichota bacterium DNA window includes the following coding sequences:
- a CDS encoding NAD-dependent epimerase/dehydratase family protein, producing MKALVTGANGFIGSHLVERLVQQGHQVRCLVRATSNLRWLQGLDVEFTQGSLADPSSLEPALGGVQVVFHLAGATKAATREGFFAANTQGTANLLRACRAAGHPRVVFVSSQAAAGPSDGVRAKTELDQSAPLTAYGESKLQAELLVREYAAEGEAVIVRPPVVFGPRDRDVLVLFRYVAHRLCPLLGRGPRLLSIVYVDDLVSGLLLAATSPKAIGNTYFVCNDQPVDWEAFADTIAAAMGHRCLKVHVPEALLPPVAAVSEAAARLMGRPALISREKAREMRQRYWVCDNARAKADLGFAPKVSIEEGAKLTLAWYRAQGWL from the coding sequence GTGAAGGCACTGGTAACGGGCGCAAACGGCTTCATCGGCAGTCACCTGGTGGAAAGGCTTGTGCAGCAGGGCCACCAGGTGCGCTGCCTTGTGCGGGCAACCAGCAATCTTCGCTGGCTGCAAGGTTTGGATGTCGAGTTCACGCAGGGCAGCTTGGCGGACCCTTCATCGCTTGAGCCAGCCCTGGGAGGAGTGCAGGTGGTTTTCCACCTGGCCGGGGCGACGAAGGCAGCTACCCGCGAGGGATTTTTTGCGGCAAACACGCAGGGCACTGCGAACCTCCTGCGGGCATGCCGGGCGGCTGGTCACCCACGGGTGGTCTTTGTCTCCAGTCAGGCAGCCGCTGGCCCGAGTGACGGCGTGCGTGCCAAGACCGAACTGGACCAGTCCGCTCCGTTGACCGCCTATGGCGAGAGCAAACTGCAGGCGGAGTTGTTGGTGAGGGAATACGCGGCAGAGGGAGAGGCGGTGATCGTTCGGCCGCCCGTGGTCTTTGGGCCGCGCGACCGCGATGTGCTGGTACTCTTTCGCTATGTGGCGCACCGGCTTTGTCCACTGCTGGGGCGAGGCCCGCGCCTGTTGAGCATTGTGTATGTGGATGACCTGGTGAGCGGCCTGCTGCTGGCTGCCACCAGCCCGAAGGCGATAGGCAACACCTACTTCGTGTGCAACGACCAGCCGGTTGACTGGGAGGCTTTTGCTGACACCATCGCCGCGGCCATGGGCCACAGGTGCCTCAAGGTGCATGTGCCCGAGGCGCTGCTGCCGCCAGTGGCTGCCGTCTCGGAGGCCGCTGCGCGCCTCATGGGCAGGCCTGCTCTCATTAGCCGGGAGAAAGCGCGGGAGATGCGCCAGCGGTACTGGGTCTGCGACAATGCCCGGGCAAAAGCAGACCTGGGCTTTGCGCCGAAAGTGAGCATAGAGGAGGGCGCGAAGCTGACATTGGCGTGGTACAGGGCGCAAGGCTGGCTGTGA
- a CDS encoding aminotransferase class I/II-fold pyridoxal phosphate-dependent enzyme, with amino-acid sequence MDLFDKCKSFRRAREAMAAGYYPYFQPIESGAANEVVIKGKKVIMIGSNNYMGLTQDPRVKEAAIQAVKKYGSGCTGSRYLNGTLDIHVELEERLAAFMKREAALVFSTGMQTNLGTISAIAGKDDLIFGDRDNHASIVDACRLSFAKLVKFRHNDMNDLQRLLERFKDHPGGKLIVVDGVFSMGGDIVNLPRLVELARSYGARVMVDDAHSTGVLGANGRGTGEHFGLEDQVDIVMSTFSKSFASIGGFIAADEDVIHYIKHIARSFIFSASPPPAAVATVLACLDIIIKEPERREKLWANVRKMKKGFQELGFNTGNSETPIIPIIIGDDMKTFLLWKRLFEDGVFTNPVVSPAVPPGMSLLRTSYMATHTDEELDIVLEKFKVHGKALGII; translated from the coding sequence GTGGACCTATTCGACAAGTGCAAGAGCTTCAGGCGCGCCAGGGAAGCCATGGCGGCCGGCTACTATCCCTACTTCCAGCCCATCGAGTCCGGGGCAGCCAACGAGGTGGTCATCAAGGGCAAGAAAGTCATCATGATTGGCTCCAACAACTACATGGGCCTGACCCAGGACCCGCGCGTCAAAGAGGCGGCTATCCAGGCGGTGAAAAAGTACGGCTCTGGCTGCACCGGCTCGCGCTACCTCAACGGCACGCTCGACATCCACGTGGAGTTGGAGGAGCGTCTGGCGGCGTTCATGAAGCGAGAAGCTGCCCTGGTGTTCTCCACCGGCATGCAGACGAATCTCGGCACCATTTCCGCCATCGCCGGCAAGGACGACCTCATCTTTGGCGACCGCGATAACCACGCCTCCATCGTGGACGCCTGTCGCCTCTCCTTTGCCAAACTCGTCAAGTTTCGCCACAACGACATGAATGACCTGCAGCGCCTGCTGGAACGCTTCAAGGACCATCCTGGCGGCAAGCTCATCGTGGTCGACGGCGTGTTTAGCATGGGCGGCGACATCGTCAATCTGCCGCGGCTGGTGGAGCTGGCGCGCAGCTACGGAGCGCGCGTCATGGTGGATGACGCCCACTCCACCGGCGTGCTGGGCGCCAACGGCAGGGGCACCGGCGAGCATTTCGGCCTCGAGGACCAAGTGGACATCGTCATGTCCACGTTCAGCAAGTCCTTCGCCTCCATCGGCGGTTTCATCGCCGCAGACGAGGACGTCATTCACTACATCAAACACATAGCGCGATCCTTCATTTTCTCCGCAAGCCCTCCACCCGCAGCAGTGGCAACTGTGCTGGCCTGCCTGGACATCATCATCAAGGAACCGGAGCGCCGCGAAAAGCTATGGGCCAACGTGCGCAAGATGAAAAAGGGATTCCAGGAACTGGGCTTTAACACCGGCAACAGCGAGACGCCCATCATCCCCATCATTATCGGCGACGACATGAAGACTTTCCTTTTGTGGAAGCGCCTCTTTGAAGACGGTGTGTTCACCAACCCGGTGGTCAGTCCGGCGGTACCACCCGGCATGTCCTTGCTCCGCACCAGCTACATGGCTACGCACACCGACGAGGAGCTGGACATCGTCCTGGAAAAGTTCAAGGTGCACGGCAAGGCTCTGGGCATCATCTGA